One genomic window of Terriglobales bacterium includes the following:
- the cobO gene encoding cob(I)yrinic acid a,c-diamide adenosyltransferase, translated as MADVRRGLIIVNTGPGKGKTTAAMGTALRAVGNGMKVLMLQFLKGSWHYGELDAVKAFGENFIMKQLGRGFVKVGGAETDPEDVRMVEEAWQESHEAILSGKWDLVILDEINYAISYGMLDPEKVVDALKQKPEMVHVILTGRNAHAKIVEVADTVTEMRQVKHAYEAGILAQRGIEY; from the coding sequence ATGGCTGACGTACGCCGCGGTCTCATCATCGTGAACACCGGTCCCGGAAAGGGAAAGACCACCGCCGCCATGGGCACAGCTCTGCGCGCAGTCGGGAATGGGATGAAGGTGTTAATGCTCCAGTTCCTGAAGGGCTCTTGGCACTACGGCGAGCTGGATGCGGTGAAAGCTTTCGGCGAGAATTTCATAATGAAACAGCTCGGTCGAGGCTTCGTGAAAGTCGGGGGCGCTGAGACTGATCCGGAAGACGTCCGCATGGTGGAAGAAGCCTGGCAGGAGAGCCACGAGGCAATCCTCTCCGGTAAATGGGATTTGGTCATTCTCGACGAGATTAATTACGCGATCAGCTACGGCATGCTCGATCCGGAAAAAGTGGTCGACGCGCTCAAGCAGAAGCCCGAAATGGTTCACGTAATCCTCACCGGGCGCAACGCTCACGCGAAGATCGTGGAGGTTGCAGACACCGTCACAGAAATGCGCCAGGTAAAGCACGCGTACGAAGCTGGTATTCTGGCTCAACGGGGAATCGAGTACTGA
- a CDS encoding 23S rRNA (pseudouridine(1915)-N(3))-methyltransferase RlmH produces MKLRVAWIAPKSRSKEPAYDALTREYIARIAKYQAIETSDLPSEAALLKLLERSSGRTAPALVLLDSRGKQMSSEELAAYLESQQSADVQQLLFAIGPADGFTDEARSRASKLISLGKMTFPHELARVVLLEQLYRAFTILRKHPYHCGH; encoded by the coding sequence ATGAAGCTGCGGGTCGCGTGGATAGCCCCAAAATCCCGCAGCAAAGAACCCGCATATGACGCCCTCACGCGCGAGTACATCGCGCGCATCGCGAAATACCAGGCAATCGAGACCTCTGACCTTCCAAGTGAGGCCGCTCTGCTGAAGCTGCTCGAGCGCTCGTCCGGTCGCACTGCTCCCGCGCTCGTCCTGCTCGACAGTCGAGGCAAGCAGATGAGCTCTGAAGAATTAGCTGCCTACCTCGAATCGCAGCAATCAGCCGATGTGCAGCAGCTACTGTTTGCAATCGGCCCGGCAGACGGCTTCACCGACGAAGCTCGCAGCCGCGCGAGCAAGCTGATCTCACTCGGCAAGATGACGTTTCCTCACGAACTTGCGCGCGTCGTCCTGCTCGAGCAGCTCTATCGCGCATTTACAATATTGAGGAAGCACCCGTATCACTGCGGACACTAA
- a CDS encoding class I SAM-dependent methyltransferase — protein MSAKDSLTRFSDRVEDYVKYRPGYPPQVIEVLRTRCGLTPSAVIADIGSGPGNLARLFLDNGNEVLAVEPNAEMREAGKQSLGNRGGYRSVDGRAEGTRLDNASVDFVTAGQAFHWFDWPRAKTEFRRILRPSGWVVLLWNERLTDSSPFLRDYEALLVQYGTDYKDVRHERSYENISDFFGRKPDGAVLQNQQVVDFDGLRGRLLSSSYVPGIGNPKREPMLADLKNLFATHQRNGRVAIDYEVRMYFGQIG, from the coding sequence ATGAGCGCCAAAGACTCGCTTACTCGCTTCTCCGACCGCGTTGAGGATTACGTCAAGTACCGCCCCGGGTATCCTCCACAGGTGATCGAGGTGCTGCGCACGCGCTGCGGACTGACGCCGAGCGCAGTGATTGCCGACATCGGCTCCGGGCCCGGAAACCTGGCGCGGCTTTTTCTCGACAACGGGAACGAAGTCCTCGCAGTCGAACCGAATGCGGAAATGCGCGAGGCGGGAAAGCAGTCGCTGGGCAATCGCGGAGGGTATCGCAGCGTCGATGGACGCGCCGAAGGCACGCGACTCGACAATGCTTCCGTGGATTTCGTCACTGCAGGCCAGGCCTTTCACTGGTTCGATTGGCCGCGCGCCAAAACCGAATTCCGCCGTATACTCCGCCCTTCAGGCTGGGTGGTTTTGCTCTGGAATGAGCGCCTCACGGACAGCAGCCCGTTTCTGCGCGACTACGAAGCGCTGCTGGTTCAATACGGAACTGACTATAAAGACGTGCGCCACGAACGCTCATACGAAAACATCAGCGACTTCTTTGGCCGCAAGCCGGACGGCGCCGTTTTGCAGAACCAGCAGGTGGTCGACTTCGATGGACTTCGTGGACGCTTGCTCTCCTCGTCCTATGTTCCCGGAATAGGAAATCCAAAACGGGAACCGATGCTCGCCGATCTCAAGAATCTGTTCGCCACACATCAGCGCAATGGCCGGGTGGCCATCGACTACGAAGTCAGGATGTACTTCGGGCAGATCGGATGA
- the rsfS gene encoding ribosome silencing factor, giving the protein MSAQIRTQVASAVKACEDKKGEDISVLEMDKNSSAFTDYFVICSGKNPRQIQAIADEVELRLKREGVPANQVEGYNQADWVLLDYVDFVVHIFSEATRKFYDLERLWKSARKLTVDELRKPVARARKASSDSRSGTKASGPRRSAKKSSTRAGSTSRRHKSSK; this is encoded by the coding sequence ATGAGTGCGCAAATCCGAACTCAGGTAGCATCTGCCGTAAAGGCCTGCGAAGACAAAAAAGGCGAGGACATCAGCGTCCTCGAAATGGACAAGAACTCCTCGGCATTCACCGATTACTTCGTAATCTGCAGCGGAAAAAATCCCAGACAAATTCAAGCCATCGCTGATGAAGTGGAGCTGCGCCTCAAACGCGAAGGCGTTCCGGCCAACCAGGTGGAAGGCTACAATCAGGCCGACTGGGTGTTGCTCGATTACGTGGATTTTGTCGTGCATATTTTTTCTGAAGCGACGCGCAAGTTCTACGACCTGGAGCGGCTCTGGAAGTCGGCGCGCAAACTCACGGTCGATGAACTGCGTAAACCGGTAGCGCGTGCCAGAAAGGCGAGTAGCGATTCCAGATCGGGAACAAAAGCCTCCGGACCACGCAGGTCTGCAAAAAAGTCTTCAACTCGAGCCGGCAGCACCAGCCGTCGCCATAAATCTTCGAAATGA
- the nadD gene encoding nicotinate (nicotinamide) nucleotide adenylyltransferase, protein MNLAFFGGTFDPIHRGHVAVADSAAKRFELGKVLFVPAEVPPHKQSQTFASFAHRMAMVALGTSGHAAFIPSDMEARLYAETGRPNYSLETIRRLKSELKKADKLYFLIGIDAFLDIAKWHRPVDLLRECEFIVANRPGYSLGDIAGALPQELRPKDEVLKAARKGAGGLASSGAVMAFSGVVLHLLEDVSERVSSTQLRAAAASSGRRLEGYVGDGVAEYIRKTRLYRSGKAAETASAPTHTSAAKKKSRGREH, encoded by the coding sequence GTGAACCTCGCCTTTTTTGGCGGTACCTTCGATCCTATCCATCGCGGGCACGTGGCTGTTGCCGACAGCGCGGCCAAGCGGTTCGAATTAGGCAAAGTTTTGTTCGTTCCTGCCGAGGTCCCGCCGCACAAGCAGAGCCAAACCTTTGCCAGCTTCGCCCATCGCATGGCAATGGTTGCCTTGGGGACATCGGGACATGCGGCGTTTATCCCCTCCGATATGGAAGCCCGCCTCTATGCCGAGACGGGAAGGCCGAACTATTCGCTTGAAACCATCCGCCGCCTGAAAAGCGAGCTGAAGAAGGCCGACAAACTCTATTTCCTGATAGGCATCGATGCATTTCTCGACATTGCAAAGTGGCATCGACCTGTCGATCTGCTGCGCGAATGCGAATTCATCGTCGCAAATCGCCCTGGATATTCTCTGGGGGACATCGCCGGTGCATTGCCGCAAGAACTGCGCCCTAAGGATGAAGTGTTGAAGGCAGCGCGCAAAGGCGCCGGCGGACTTGCTTCATCCGGTGCAGTGATGGCGTTCTCCGGTGTCGTGCTGCATCTGCTGGAAGATGTTTCTGAGCGTGTTTCCTCCACCCAACTCCGTGCGGCGGCAGCCTCGTCGGGCCGCCGACTCGAAGGCTACGTCGGAGATGGGGTGGCCGAGTACATCCGCAAAACCCGCCTATATCGCAGCGGCAAAGCTGCTGAAACCGCGAGCGCACCCACTCACACCAGCGCTGCGAAAAAGAAATCGCGGGGCCGAGAACACTGA
- a CDS encoding response regulator, translated as MLKALLLTRDQEVLRVIRRVLETVSIEMETVTSTDAARQTVDRRKFDAILIDCDDVQSGCDLIRELRKGKSNAKSIVFAITNRVTSVKDAFSIGANFVLDKPVSPDRAARSLRAAHGLILRERRRYHRHPLQTTAHVTYGNLRDVPIPLSNISEGGVALATSRTADMKGAVSLRFELPGCNRSLEAKGEFVWTNDSGRVGVRFTTVPPSTKSELDAWIARQLDVSTPALMTVGR; from the coding sequence ATGCTGAAAGCGCTCCTCCTCACACGCGATCAGGAAGTCCTGCGCGTTATCAGACGTGTGCTGGAAACGGTGAGCATTGAGATGGAAACCGTCACCTCCACCGATGCCGCCCGGCAGACCGTCGACCGGCGCAAGTTCGACGCGATCCTTATCGACTGCGATGACGTTCAGAGCGGCTGCGACCTTATCCGCGAGCTGCGCAAAGGTAAATCCAACGCAAAGTCGATCGTCTTTGCCATCACCAACCGGGTAACAAGCGTAAAAGACGCTTTTTCCATCGGCGCGAATTTCGTGCTGGACAAGCCGGTTTCGCCGGACCGGGCTGCCCGTAGCCTGCGAGCTGCACATGGGCTGATTCTGCGCGAACGGCGTCGCTATCACCGCCATCCGCTGCAGACTACGGCCCACGTCACCTATGGCAATCTGCGCGATGTGCCCATCCCGCTCAGCAATATCAGTGAAGGCGGCGTGGCTCTGGCCACCTCCCGCACCGCGGATATGAAAGGCGCTGTTTCGCTTCGATTCGAGCTGCCGGGCTGCAATCGCTCGCTCGAAGCCAAAGGCGAGTTCGTGTGGACCAACGATTCTGGACGAGTAGGCGTGCGCTTTACCACAGTGCCTCCGAGTACCAAATCGGAACTCGACGCCTGGATCGCCCGCCAGCTTGACGTTTCTACTCCGGCGTTAATGACCGTCGGTAGATAA
- a CDS encoding thioredoxin domain-containing protein, whose amino-acid sequence MLLTTFAYTADTSVLKPPPGTKVAIVEFLDLECPDCANANPLIEAASRTYNIPVVRYDFPLAKHNWSRQAAVIAKYFDSQSKSLGAAWRAYCFENQPAITPENLRSYADKFAAANKTSLPFVVDPDGKYEAEIKADLATGERVGIQHTPTIYVVSSASHGQPFVEVVDRSKLYAIIDQMKSEAGANSKSASSKTSTKRSAKTTKIAKK is encoded by the coding sequence ATGCTGCTTACCACATTTGCTTACACCGCTGACACTTCCGTCCTGAAACCCCCGCCGGGAACCAAGGTGGCCATCGTCGAATTCCTCGATCTCGAGTGCCCGGATTGCGCCAATGCCAATCCGCTGATCGAAGCGGCTTCCAGGACCTATAACATCCCGGTAGTCCGGTACGATTTCCCGCTTGCCAAGCACAATTGGTCGCGGCAGGCTGCGGTCATCGCCAAGTACTTCGACAGCCAGTCAAAGTCGCTCGGAGCCGCGTGGCGCGCCTACTGCTTTGAAAATCAGCCGGCAATTACTCCGGAGAACCTGCGCAGCTACGCAGACAAATTCGCGGCCGCCAATAAGACCTCTCTGCCTTTCGTTGTCGATCCCGACGGCAAGTATGAAGCTGAGATCAAGGCGGACTTGGCTACCGGGGAGCGGGTCGGAATCCAGCACACCCCGACGATTTACGTGGTGTCCAGTGCGTCTCATGGGCAGCCGTTTGTCGAGGTAGTAGACCGGTCCAAGCTGTATGCCATCATCGATCAGATGAAGAGCGAAGCGGGCGCCAACTCCAAATCCGCAAGCTCTAAGACCTCGACTAAGAGATCGGCAAAGACCACGAAAATCGCCAAGAAGTAG
- a CDS encoding OmpA family protein: MKIRVFALCLSLCAFAAAQVPNPTSQPPSDQNNNNGYAQGTTTNQSGETVPLFKVQVVSRTIEAVNYRHLGGETKVGMVGTTLMPQAKGDAHVDSRHGRVVISAKVDKVGDPTQFGPEYLTYVLWAITPEGRAQNLGELPMKGDHAQLDVTTGLQTFGLIVTAEPYFAVTTPSDVVVMENKILPDTKGQIEEVTAKYELLPRGQYTKTESASALKPLVEDENHDHHKVPLGLLEARNALRLAEAAGADQYAADSIAKAQASLDRAEDYYRRKQWKPVETAARDAAQNAEDARVITLRRREQESVAQAQERERQRVEEARARAAEAEAQRQKEAEQRAQAEQDLQAAQQARQQAELAQQQADQARQAALQAQQEAEQQRQAAEQQRAAAEQQAQQAQQQAQQAQLQAQQANQQKEQLRQRLQQQLNSILQTRDSARGLIVNMSDVLFDLNKYTLKPGAREKLAKVAGILLAYPDLKVQVEGYTDSTGTPDYNQQLSERRAMTVRDYLVGQGINLNNVTAQGFGQNDPVASNATASGRQQNRRVQMVVSGEPIGNVASAQGMPSAGPADQQQSQNEQYQSQQQPSATQPSQQQMQPMQTQPQMPQQQQSTVPR; encoded by the coding sequence ATGAAGATCAGAGTCTTCGCTCTCTGCCTATCGCTCTGCGCGTTTGCTGCCGCGCAGGTACCGAATCCGACATCGCAACCGCCGTCCGACCAGAACAACAACAACGGCTACGCCCAGGGCACCACTACAAACCAGAGTGGCGAGACCGTGCCCCTGTTCAAAGTGCAGGTCGTGAGCCGCACAATCGAAGCCGTGAATTACCGACATCTCGGCGGAGAGACAAAAGTGGGAATGGTAGGAACCACGCTGATGCCGCAGGCCAAAGGCGATGCCCATGTCGACAGCCGCCACGGCCGGGTCGTGATCAGCGCGAAGGTCGATAAAGTCGGCGATCCGACCCAATTTGGTCCTGAGTACCTGACCTATGTTCTGTGGGCGATCACGCCTGAAGGCCGCGCGCAAAATCTGGGAGAGCTGCCGATGAAAGGAGATCACGCGCAGCTTGACGTGACCACCGGCCTGCAGACCTTCGGATTAATTGTTACCGCCGAGCCCTACTTCGCAGTTACGACGCCGAGCGATGTCGTCGTGATGGAAAACAAGATCCTGCCCGATACGAAAGGACAGATCGAGGAAGTCACAGCTAAATACGAGCTATTGCCGCGCGGCCAGTACACCAAGACCGAGAGTGCAAGCGCTCTGAAGCCGCTGGTCGAGGACGAGAACCACGATCATCACAAAGTTCCCCTCGGATTGCTGGAGGCCCGCAATGCGCTCCGTCTCGCGGAAGCGGCCGGCGCAGATCAGTACGCGGCTGACTCTATCGCCAAGGCGCAGGCGTCACTCGACCGCGCCGAAGACTACTACCGTCGCAAGCAGTGGAAGCCGGTGGAAACCGCCGCGCGCGACGCCGCTCAAAATGCCGAGGACGCGCGCGTGATCACGCTGCGCCGCCGCGAGCAGGAGTCGGTAGCACAGGCGCAGGAACGCGAACGCCAGCGGGTCGAAGAAGCTCGCGCTCGTGCCGCAGAAGCGGAAGCTCAGCGGCAGAAAGAAGCTGAGCAGCGCGCCCAGGCTGAACAGGATCTACAGGCCGCGCAGCAAGCGCGTCAGCAGGCGGAGCTAGCGCAGCAGCAAGCCGACCAGGCACGACAAGCGGCACTGCAGGCGCAGCAGGAAGCTGAGCAACAGCGCCAGGCCGCTGAACAGCAGCGAGCCGCCGCCGAACAACAGGCGCAGCAGGCTCAGCAACAAGCTCAACAAGCGCAGCTTCAGGCGCAACAAGCCAACCAGCAAAAAGAACAACTGCGTCAACGGCTGCAGCAGCAGCTCAACTCGATTCTGCAGACGCGCGACAGCGCGCGCGGATTGATCGTGAACATGTCCGACGTGCTGTTTGATCTGAATAAATACACGCTCAAACCAGGCGCCCGCGAGAAGCTGGCGAAGGTCGCGGGAATCCTACTTGCGTATCCGGATTTGAAAGTGCAGGTCGAGGGCTACACCGACAGCACCGGTACACCGGATTACAATCAGCAGCTTTCCGAACGACGCGCCATGACCGTTCGCGATTACCTCGTTGGCCAAGGCATCAACCTGAACAACGTAACCGCGCAAGGCTTCGGCCAGAACGATCCAGTTGCAAGCAACGCCACCGCGTCAGGGCGTCAACAGAATCGCCGCGTGCAGATGGTGGTCTCCGGCGAACCGATCGGGAACGTTGCATCGGCGCAAGGCATGCCCTCGGCCGGTCCAGCGGATCAGCAGCAATCGCAAAACGAGCAGTATCAGAGCCAGCAGCAGCCGTCCGCAACCCAGCCAAGTCAGCAGCAGATGCAACCGATGCAAACACAGCCGCAGATGCCGCAACAGCAACAATCGACAGTCCCGCGGTAA
- a CDS encoding prolyl oligopeptidase family serine peptidase produces the protein MKRTLLFVSLLSFSSILIAQNAPSGPPSAVQTVQPNPALIVEGIPPIPASIAQQADRYTQVRSAAFLDWHPKQREMLISTRFGDVPQVHRVLAPGAARTQLTFFPDRVTSAHYDPVKGSYFIFSKDIGGGEWYQYYRYDLDSGNITLLTDGKSRNLSAVFANHSGQFAYVSTRRNGQDTDLWLMDAGNPKTDHMLLELQGGGWQPTDWSPDDKQLLLHQEVSANESYIWLVDVAAGQKKLLTPKGPEQIAYGEAKFSKDGKGFYTTTDRESEFQRLAYFDLASLQPKYLSSDIKWDVDEFDVSPDGRTVAFVANEDGAGVIRLLDTASGRSRPGPKLPLGVVFGIKWHKNGRDVAFSLSSAKSPLDSYSFDAQTGKLDRWTTSETGGLNPANFVTPDLIHWKTFDGRTLSGYLYKPANGKFTGKRPVIINIHGGPEGQSRPGFSAGTNYYVNELGVAVIFPNVRGSTGYGKSFLKLDNGFQREDTYKDIGTLIDWIKQNPDLDGSSIMVTGGSYGGHMTWNVATRYDDELCCQLPVVGMTNLVTFLEHTEPYRRDLRRVEYGDERDPKMREFMERIAPMNNWQKITKPTFVVAGQNDPRVPVSESQQMVEKLRGSGVPVWFLVAKDEGHGFSKKKNQDFQFYATIMFVKQFLLKQPVGGTAGE, from the coding sequence ATGAAACGCACATTGCTCTTTGTTTCTCTCCTTAGCTTTTCGTCCATTCTTATCGCGCAGAACGCGCCCAGCGGGCCGCCGTCGGCGGTCCAAACCGTGCAGCCGAACCCGGCTCTGATTGTGGAAGGCATTCCGCCGATCCCCGCTTCGATCGCGCAGCAGGCCGATCGCTACACGCAAGTACGCTCCGCGGCCTTTCTCGACTGGCATCCGAAACAACGCGAGATGCTGATCAGCACGCGCTTCGGCGATGTTCCTCAGGTGCATCGCGTGCTCGCGCCGGGAGCCGCACGCACACAGCTCACTTTCTTTCCTGATCGCGTCACCTCGGCTCACTACGACCCGGTAAAGGGAAGCTATTTCATCTTTTCCAAGGACATCGGCGGAGGCGAGTGGTACCAGTACTACCGCTACGATCTCGATAGCGGCAACATCACGCTGCTCACCGACGGCAAGTCGCGTAACCTGAGCGCCGTCTTCGCCAACCACAGCGGACAATTCGCTTACGTGTCGACGCGCCGCAATGGTCAAGACACAGATCTCTGGCTGATGGACGCCGGCAATCCCAAAACGGACCACATGTTGCTTGAGCTCCAGGGTGGCGGATGGCAGCCCACCGATTGGTCTCCCGACGACAAGCAGCTCCTGCTCCATCAGGAAGTATCGGCAAACGAGAGTTACATCTGGCTGGTCGACGTTGCCGCTGGGCAAAAGAAGCTGCTTACTCCAAAAGGACCAGAGCAGATTGCATACGGAGAAGCGAAATTCAGCAAAGATGGAAAAGGCTTCTACACCACAACCGACCGCGAGTCCGAATTTCAGCGGCTCGCCTACTTTGACCTGGCGTCGCTGCAGCCGAAATATTTGAGCAGCGACATCAAGTGGGATGTCGATGAATTCGACGTCAGTCCCGATGGCCGCACCGTCGCTTTTGTAGCAAATGAAGATGGGGCAGGAGTCATTCGGCTGCTCGATACGGCTTCTGGCCGGTCCAGGCCCGGGCCGAAGCTTCCGCTTGGGGTCGTATTCGGAATCAAGTGGCACAAGAACGGACGCGATGTGGCCTTCAGCCTCAGCTCGGCGAAGTCTCCGCTCGACAGCTACTCCTTCGACGCGCAAACCGGCAAGCTCGACCGCTGGACCACGAGCGAAACCGGCGGATTGAATCCGGCGAACTTCGTCACGCCAGATTTGATCCACTGGAAGACCTTCGATGGGCGCACGCTTTCCGGCTATCTCTACAAACCAGCAAATGGAAAATTTACCGGCAAGCGGCCGGTGATCATCAACATTCACGGCGGTCCCGAAGGACAATCTCGTCCGGGCTTCAGCGCGGGAACCAACTACTACGTGAACGAACTCGGCGTCGCCGTGATCTTTCCCAACGTGCGCGGTTCAACTGGATACGGCAAGAGCTTCCTCAAGCTCGACAACGGCTTTCAACGTGAAGACACGTACAAAGACATTGGTACGCTGATCGATTGGATCAAGCAGAATCCCGATCTCGACGGCAGCAGCATCATGGTCACCGGAGGCAGCTACGGCGGGCACATGACCTGGAACGTAGCCACGCGCTACGACGACGAACTCTGCTGCCAGCTTCCCGTTGTGGGAATGACCAATCTGGTCACCTTCCTCGAACATACCGAGCCGTATCGCCGCGATCTACGCCGCGTCGAGTATGGCGACGAACGCGATCCGAAAATGCGCGAGTTCATGGAGCGCATCGCTCCCATGAACAACTGGCAGAAGATCACCAAGCCCACATTTGTAGTCGCCGGCCAGAACGATCCGCGCGTTCCGGTGAGCGAGTCGCAGCAGATGGTCGAAAAGCTTCGCGGCAGCGGCGTGCCGGTGTGGTTCTTAGTCGCTAAAGATGAAGGTCACGGCTTCTCGAAAAAGAAGAACCAGGATTTCCAGTTCTACGCGACGATCATGTTCGTGAAGCAATTTTTGTTGAAGCAGCCAGTGGGGGGAACAGCGGGGGAGTAA